The Tripterygium wilfordii isolate XIE 37 chromosome 5, ASM1340144v1, whole genome shotgun sequence genome window below encodes:
- the LOC119998916 gene encoding casparian strip membrane protein 2-like: protein MGDSTTIDVESKGKAPVVISKQEKVGGNKKGIAILDLLLRISAMVSALAAAAAMGTSDETLPFFTQFFQFQASYDDIPTFEFFLISMSLVAGYLLLSLPFSIVTIIRPHAAGPRILLLILDTMAVVLATAAGGAAAAIVYLAHNGNSNTNWLAICNQFGDFCQKVSGAVVAAFVAVVILVFMIMLSAFALRRH from the exons ATGGGTGATTCAACTACAATTGATGTTGAATCCAAAGGAAAAGCCCCTGTTGTGATTTCCAAACAAGAGAAGGTAGGAGGAAACAAGAAGGGGATTGCCATTCTGGACTTGCTTTTGAGGATATCTGCTATGGTCTCTGCTctggctgctgctgctgctatgGGAACTAGTGATGAAACTCTTCCTTTCTTCACCCAGTTCTTCCAGTTCCAAGCTAGCTATGATGATATACCCACTTTTGA gttttttctcatttcaatGTCATTAGTTGCAGGCtaccttcttctttctcttcctttttccatAGTAACCATCATTCGCCCTCACGCAGCCGGACCGAGGATCCTCCTCCTTATTTTGGACACA ATGGCAGTAGTTCTAGCTACTGCTGCTGGCGGGGCGGCCGCTGCAATAGTTTACTTGGCTCACAATGGCAATTCTAACACAAACTGGCTTGCCATCTGCAACCAATTTGGTGACTTCTGCCAGAAAGTTAGTGGTGCTGTGGTGGCGGCTTTCGTCGCTGTAGTTATCTTGGTGTTCATGATTATGCTCTCTGCGTTTGCGCTTCGAAGACATTAa
- the LOC119998682 gene encoding mitochondrial fission protein ELM1-like isoform X2, whose amino-acid sequence MRPIRLPEPPGGFSGMPEIFEGGVYGAIRRAVVIGNGFSGAENQCIGLVRALGLSGRHSLYRVTRPRGGFNEWFRWLPVSIHQKVDYFIRQITVKGNKVMPISPERKGLSSILEADAKKIASMARETFEREGPVLVVASGHDTISVASSIKQLAPENVFVVQFLTVGALHQADSALLRSAASAWHDELALLPKPLLVVNIGGSTSSCQYGVDLAKQLTAYLQNVLWSCGSLRISFSRRTPEKVSRILLKEFSGDPKVYIWDGEGRNPHMGHLAWADAFVITADSVSMMSEACSTGKPVYVIGAERCTWKFADFQKSLRERGVVRPFTGMEDISESWSYSPLNDTVEAASRVIEALAGRGWTIQL is encoded by the exons ATGAGACCAATCAGGCTTCCGGAGCCGCCCGGCGGTTTCTCAGGCATGCCTGAGATCTTCGAAGGCGGTGTGTACGGCGCAATCAGACGGGCGGTTGTAATTGGAAACGGTTTCTCGGGTGCGGAGAATCAGTGTATCGGATTGGTTAGGGCTCTCGGCCTATCGGGTCGCCATTCCTTATAC CGTGTTACTAGGCCAAGAGGAGGGTTTAATGAGTGGTTTCGATGGCTTCCAGTTTCAATCCACCAAAAGGTAGACTATTTCATAAGACAAATCACAGTTAAAGGGAATAAAGTGATGCCTATTTCACCTGAGAGAAAGG GCTTGTCAAGTATTTTAGAAGCTGACGCAAAGAAAATTGCAAGTATGGCACGTGAAACATTTGAAAG GGAAGGGCCAGTATTGGTAGTGGCTTCTGGTCACGATACCATTTCTGTGGCAAGCTCCATAAAACAGTTAGCACCAGAAAATGTTTTTGTTGTTCAG TTTCTCACAGTGGGAGCTCTGCATCAAGCTGATTCAGCTTTACTAAGGAGTGCTGCCTCTGCATGGCATGATGAATTGGCGCTGTTGCCGAAGCCCTTGCTCGTGGTCAATATTGGTGGCTCTACAA GCAGCTGTCAATATGGTGTGGATCTTGCAAAGCAGTTAACAGCTTACCTGCAGAATGTTCTATGGAGTTGTGGAAGCCTCAGAATTTCTTTCTCTAGAAGAACTCCTGAAAAG GTATCCAGAATTCTACTGAAAGAATTTAGTGGTGATCCCAAGGTTTACATTTGGGATGGTGAAG GTCGGAACCCACATATGGGGCATCTAGCTTGGGCTGATGCTTTTGTTATCACAGCTGATTCTGTGAGCATGATGAGTGAAGCTTGCAGTActgg GAAGCCTGTCTATGTTATTGGAGCTGAGCGGTGTACATGGAAGTTTGCTGACTTTCAGAAGTCCCTTCGAGAACGAGGAGTGGTTAGACCATTTACTGGAATGGAAGAT ATATCTGAGAGCTGGAGCTATTCGCCGCTAAATGACACCGTGGAGGCTGCCAGTCGGGTTATTGAAGCCCTTGCTGGGCGTGGATGGACAATACAGTTGTGA
- the LOC119998682 gene encoding mitochondrial fission protein ELM1-like isoform X1: MRPIRLPEPPGGFSGMPEIFEGGVYGAIRRAVVIGNGFSGAENQCIGLVRALGLSGRHSLYRVTRPRGGFNEWFRWLPVSIHQKVDYFIRQITVKGNKVMPISPERKGLSSILEADAKKIASMARETFEREGPVLVVASGHDTISVASSIKQLAPENVFVVQIQHPRSHLSRFDLVITPKHDYYPLTPHAQEQIPWFLRRWITPRKPPDSRVFLTVGALHQADSALLRSAASAWHDELALLPKPLLVVNIGGSTSSCQYGVDLAKQLTAYLQNVLWSCGSLRISFSRRTPEKVSRILLKEFSGDPKVYIWDGEGRNPHMGHLAWADAFVITADSVSMMSEACSTGKPVYVIGAERCTWKFADFQKSLRERGVVRPFTGMEDISESWSYSPLNDTVEAASRVIEALAGRGWTIQL, from the exons ATGAGACCAATCAGGCTTCCGGAGCCGCCCGGCGGTTTCTCAGGCATGCCTGAGATCTTCGAAGGCGGTGTGTACGGCGCAATCAGACGGGCGGTTGTAATTGGAAACGGTTTCTCGGGTGCGGAGAATCAGTGTATCGGATTGGTTAGGGCTCTCGGCCTATCGGGTCGCCATTCCTTATAC CGTGTTACTAGGCCAAGAGGAGGGTTTAATGAGTGGTTTCGATGGCTTCCAGTTTCAATCCACCAAAAGGTAGACTATTTCATAAGACAAATCACAGTTAAAGGGAATAAAGTGATGCCTATTTCACCTGAGAGAAAGG GCTTGTCAAGTATTTTAGAAGCTGACGCAAAGAAAATTGCAAGTATGGCACGTGAAACATTTGAAAG GGAAGGGCCAGTATTGGTAGTGGCTTCTGGTCACGATACCATTTCTGTGGCAAGCTCCATAAAACAGTTAGCACCAGAAAATGTTTTTGTTGTTCAG ATTCAACATCCAAGGTCACATCTAAGCAGGTTTGATTTAGTGATTACTCCTAAGCATGATTATTACCCATTGACTCCTCATGCCCAGGAGCAAATTCCATGGTTTCTTCGAAGGTGGATAACTCCACGCAAACCTCCTGATAGTCGTGTG TTTCTCACAGTGGGAGCTCTGCATCAAGCTGATTCAGCTTTACTAAGGAGTGCTGCCTCTGCATGGCATGATGAATTGGCGCTGTTGCCGAAGCCCTTGCTCGTGGTCAATATTGGTGGCTCTACAA GCAGCTGTCAATATGGTGTGGATCTTGCAAAGCAGTTAACAGCTTACCTGCAGAATGTTCTATGGAGTTGTGGAAGCCTCAGAATTTCTTTCTCTAGAAGAACTCCTGAAAAG GTATCCAGAATTCTACTGAAAGAATTTAGTGGTGATCCCAAGGTTTACATTTGGGATGGTGAAG GTCGGAACCCACATATGGGGCATCTAGCTTGGGCTGATGCTTTTGTTATCACAGCTGATTCTGTGAGCATGATGAGTGAAGCTTGCAGTActgg GAAGCCTGTCTATGTTATTGGAGCTGAGCGGTGTACATGGAAGTTTGCTGACTTTCAGAAGTCCCTTCGAGAACGAGGAGTGGTTAGACCATTTACTGGAATGGAAGAT ATATCTGAGAGCTGGAGCTATTCGCCGCTAAATGACACCGTGGAGGCTGCCAGTCGGGTTATTGAAGCCCTTGCTGGGCGTGGATGGACAATACAGTTGTGA